The following are encoded together in the Streptomyces flavofungini genome:
- the scy gene encoding polarized growth protein Scy, protein MRGYESQDSRRPAEADHLSRFEAEMDRLKTEREKAVQHAEDLGYQVEVLRAKLHEARRNLASRPAYDSADIGYQAEQLLRNAQMQAEQLRADAERELRDARAQTQRILQEHAEQQARLQSELHAEAVSRRQQLDQELNERRQTVESHVNENVAWAEQLRARTEQQARRLLDESRAEADQALAAARAEAERVAEQARQRLASDAESARAEAEAILRRARTDAERLLNAASTQAQEATEHAEALRSSTATESDQARRQAAELSRSAEQRMAEAEAALREARAEADKVVAEAKEAAAKQLATAEAAGEQRTRTAKEQVARLVEEATKEAEAAKEAAEQKVQDARAEAEKLIADAAEKARSITAEETASQIAKAARTAEEVLDKASEEAKATTRAATEEAERVRAEAEAEADRLRGEAHDIAEQLKGAAKDDTKEYRAKTVELQEEARRLRGEAEQLRADAVAEGEKIRGEARREAVQQIEEAARSAEELLAKAKADAEEARQAATTEAERVRTEAIERATSLRKQAEETLERTRAEAERHRTEAAEQAEAVKSEAQTAAETLRAETERAVADRKAEAEAELTRLHTEAEERLAAAEQSLSDARAEAERIRREATEETERLRTEAAERIRTLQSQAETEAERLRTEAAADASQARAEGENVAVRLRSEAAAEAERLKTEAQESADRVRAEAAAAAERVAAEAAEALAAAQDEAARRRREAEETLGAARTEADQERERARERSEELLASARKRVEEAQAEAVRLVEEAEARATELVSAAEQKAQSVRDSVAGLQEQAQEEIAGLRSAAEHAAERTRAEAQEEADRVRADAHAERERAGEDAGRMRSEATQAAEAAKALAERTVAEAMAEAEQLRSDASEHAQRVRTEASDTIATAEQDAARTRADARDDANRIRNDAASQADTLIGEARSEAERLTAETITETDRLKADTAAEAERMRAESVAKAEQLISDASGDAERLRAEAAENVGSAQQQAERIRSESARVKEEADAEAERVRAQAREEAERTLDEARKEANKRRTEAAEQVDKLITEAAAEAEKLTADAQEKALKSATDAEAQADTMVGAARKEAERLVSEATVEGNSLVEKARTDADELLVGARRDATAIRERSEEHRDRITSEIEELHERARRESAEAMKTAGERCDALVKAAEEQLAEAEAKAKELVADANSEASSVRIAAVKKAEGLLKEAGTKKAELIREAERVRDEARAEAERMVDEGKRELEVLVRRRADINAEISRVQDVLEALESFEAPQTGGKDGGVKAGAAAGATRSGGKQSEG, encoded by the coding sequence GTGCGGGGCTACGAGAGCCAGGACAGCCGACGACCGGCTGAGGCCGACCATCTCTCGCGGTTCGAAGCCGAGATGGACCGGCTGAAGACCGAGCGGGAGAAGGCCGTCCAGCACGCCGAGGACCTCGGCTACCAGGTCGAGGTGTTGCGCGCCAAGCTGCACGAGGCGCGCCGCAACCTCGCGTCCCGGCCTGCCTACGACAGCGCCGACATCGGCTATCAGGCCGAGCAGCTGCTGCGGAACGCGCAGATGCAGGCCGAGCAGCTGCGTGCCGACGCCGAGCGCGAGCTGCGCGACGCCCGCGCCCAGACGCAGCGCATCCTCCAGGAGCACGCCGAGCAGCAGGCCCGCCTGCAGTCGGAGCTGCACGCGGAGGCCGTGTCCCGGCGCCAGCAGCTCGACCAGGAGCTGAACGAACGCCGCCAGACCGTCGAGTCGCACGTCAACGAGAACGTGGCCTGGGCCGAGCAGCTGCGCGCCCGCACCGAGCAGCAGGCCCGCCGCCTCCTCGACGAGTCGCGCGCCGAGGCCGACCAGGCCCTCGCCGCCGCCCGCGCCGAGGCCGAGCGCGTCGCCGAACAGGCCCGCCAGCGGCTCGCCTCCGACGCCGAGAGCGCCCGTGCGGAGGCCGAAGCGATCCTGCGCCGGGCCCGCACCGACGCCGAGCGCCTCCTGAACGCCGCCTCCACCCAGGCCCAGGAGGCCACCGAGCACGCCGAGGCGCTGCGCTCGTCCACGGCCACCGAGTCCGACCAGGCCCGCCGCCAGGCCGCCGAGCTGAGCCGCAGCGCCGAGCAGCGCATGGCGGAGGCCGAGGCGGCGCTGCGCGAGGCGCGCGCGGAGGCCGACAAGGTCGTCGCCGAGGCCAAGGAGGCGGCGGCCAAGCAGCTCGCGACCGCCGAGGCCGCGGGCGAGCAGCGCACGCGCACGGCCAAGGAGCAGGTGGCGCGGCTCGTCGAGGAGGCCACCAAGGAGGCGGAGGCCGCGAAGGAAGCGGCCGAGCAGAAGGTCCAGGACGCCCGCGCCGAGGCCGAGAAACTGATCGCGGACGCCGCGGAGAAGGCCCGTTCGATCACCGCCGAGGAGACGGCGTCGCAGATCGCGAAGGCCGCCCGGACCGCCGAGGAGGTCCTGGACAAGGCGTCCGAGGAGGCGAAGGCGACCACGCGCGCCGCCACCGAGGAGGCCGAGCGGGTCCGCGCCGAGGCGGAGGCCGAGGCCGACCGGCTGCGCGGCGAGGCGCACGACATCGCCGAGCAGCTCAAGGGCGCGGCGAAGGACGACACCAAGGAGTACCGCGCCAAGACCGTCGAGCTCCAGGAGGAGGCGCGGCGGCTGCGCGGCGAGGCCGAGCAGCTGCGGGCCGACGCGGTCGCCGAGGGCGAGAAGATCCGCGGCGAGGCCCGGCGCGAGGCCGTCCAGCAGATCGAGGAGGCGGCACGCTCCGCCGAGGAGCTGCTCGCCAAGGCCAAGGCCGACGCCGAGGAGGCCAGGCAGGCCGCGACCACCGAGGCCGAGCGGGTCCGCACGGAGGCCATCGAGCGGGCCACGTCCCTGCGCAAGCAGGCCGAGGAGACCCTGGAGCGCACCCGCGCGGAGGCCGAGCGGCACCGCACGGAGGCCGCCGAGCAGGCCGAGGCGGTCAAGTCCGAGGCACAGACGGCGGCCGAGACGCTGCGCGCGGAGACCGAGCGCGCGGTCGCGGACCGCAAGGCCGAGGCCGAGGCCGAGCTGACCCGCCTGCACACGGAGGCCGAGGAGCGCCTGGCCGCGGCCGAGCAGTCGCTGAGCGACGCCCGCGCCGAGGCCGAGCGGATCCGCCGCGAGGCCACCGAGGAGACGGAGCGGCTGCGCACGGAGGCCGCCGAGCGGATCCGGACGCTGCAGTCGCAGGCGGAGACGGAGGCCGAGCGGCTGCGCACGGAGGCCGCCGCGGACGCCTCGCAGGCGCGCGCCGAGGGTGAGAACGTCGCGGTGCGGCTGCGCTCGGAGGCGGCCGCCGAGGCGGAGCGTCTGAAGACCGAGGCGCAGGAGTCCGCGGACCGGGTGCGCGCGGAGGCCGCCGCGGCCGCCGAGCGGGTCGCCGCGGAGGCCGCCGAGGCCCTCGCGGCCGCGCAGGACGAGGCCGCCCGGCGCCGCCGCGAGGCCGAGGAGACCCTGGGCGCGGCGCGCACGGAGGCCGACCAGGAGCGGGAGCGGGCACGCGAGCGGAGCGAGGAGCTCCTCGCCTCGGCGCGCAAGCGCGTGGAGGAGGCCCAGGCCGAGGCGGTCCGCCTGGTCGAGGAGGCCGAGGCGCGGGCCACGGAGCTGGTGTCGGCGGCCGAGCAGAAGGCGCAGTCGGTCCGGGACTCGGTGGCGGGTCTGCAGGAGCAGGCGCAGGAGGAGATCGCGGGCCTGCGGTCGGCGGCCGAGCACGCCGCGGAGCGCACCCGCGCGGAGGCGCAGGAGGAGGCGGACCGCGTCCGCGCCGACGCGCACGCCGAGCGGGAGCGGGCCGGCGAGGACGCCGGCCGTATGCGCAGCGAGGCGACGCAGGCGGCGGAGGCGGCCAAGGCGCTGGCCGAGCGCACGGTCGCGGAGGCGATGGCGGAGGCCGAGCAGCTGCGCTCGGACGCGTCCGAGCACGCCCAGCGGGTGCGCACGGAGGCGTCGGACACCATCGCGACGGCCGAGCAGGACGCCGCCCGCACCCGCGCCGACGCCCGCGACGACGCCAACCGCATCCGCAACGACGCGGCGAGCCAGGCCGACACCCTGATCGGCGAGGCCCGCAGCGAGGCCGAGCGGCTCACCGCGGAGACGATCACCGAGACCGACCGGCTGAAGGCCGACACGGCCGCCGAGGCCGAGCGGATGCGGGCCGAGTCCGTCGCGAAGGCCGAGCAGCTGATCTCGGACGCCTCGGGCGACGCCGAGCGGCTGCGCGCGGAGGCCGCGGAGAACGTGGGCTCGGCGCAGCAGCAGGCCGAGCGGATCCGCAGCGAGTCCGCGCGCGTCAAGGAGGAGGCCGACGCCGAGGCCGAGCGGGTCAGGGCGCAGGCCCGCGAGGAGGCCGAGCGCACCCTCGACGAGGCGCGCAAGGAGGCCAACAAGCGGCGCACGGAGGCCGCGGAGCAGGTCGACAAGCTCATCACGGAGGCCGCGGCCGAGGCGGAGAAGCTGACCGCGGACGCCCAGGAGAAGGCGCTCAAGTCGGCGACGGACGCGGAGGCGCAGGCCGACACGATGGTCGGGGCGGCCCGCAAGGAGGCCGAGCGCCTGGTCAGCGAGGCCACCGTCGAGGGCAACTCGCTGGTGGAGAAGGCGCGTACGGACGCCGACGAGCTGCTCGTCGGTGCTCGCAGGGACGCGACCGCGATAAGGGAGCGCTCCGAGGAGCACCGCGACCGCATCACCTCGGAGATCGAGGAGCTGCACGAGCGGGCCCGGCGCGAGTCGGCGGAGGCGATGAAGACCGCGGGCGAGCGCTGCGACGCGCTGGTCAAGGCCGCCGAGGAGCAGCTCGCGGAGGCCGAGGCGAAGGCCAAGGAGCTGGTCGCGGACGCCAATTCGGAGGCCAGCTCGGTGCGGATCGCCGCCGTGAAGAAGGCCGAGGGCCTGCTCAAGGAGGCCGGGACGAAGAAGGCCGAGCTGATCCGGGAGGCCGAGCGGGTCCGCGACGAGGCGCGGGCCGAGGCGGAGCGGATGGTCGACGAGGGCAAGCGGGAGCTCGAGGTCCTCGTGCGGCGCCGCGCGGACATCAATGCGGAGATTTCCCGTGTCCAGGACGTGCTCGAGGCGTTGGAATCCTTTGAGGCCCCGCAGACCGGGGGCAAGGACGGTGGCGTCAAGGCGGGGGCCGCGGCGGGTGCGACTCGTTCGGGTGGCAAGCAGTCAGAAGGCTAG
- a CDS encoding cellulose-binding protein, with protein sequence MSDTSPYGFELVRRGYDRAQVDERISKLVSDRDSALTRITALEKRIEELHLETQNAQAQVADAEPSYAGLGARVEKILRLAEEEAKDLREEARRAAEQHRELAESAAQQVRNDAESFAAERKSKAEDEGVRIVEKAKGEANALRAEAQKDAQSKREEADALFEETRAKAAQAAADFETNLAKRREQSERDLASRQAKAEKRLAEIEHRAEQLRLEAEKLRTDAERRARQTVETAQRQAEDIVADANAKADRIRSESERELAALTNRRDSINAQLTNVREMLATLTGAAVAAAGTPTEDEPISRGVPAQQSR encoded by the coding sequence ATGAGCGACACTTCCCCCTACGGCTTCGAGCTTGTGCGGCGTGGGTACGACCGCGCTCAGGTGGACGAACGTATCTCCAAGCTCGTCTCCGACCGAGACTCCGCTCTCACCCGTATCACTGCTCTGGAAAAGCGCATCGAGGAACTCCACCTCGAGACGCAGAACGCCCAGGCTCAGGTGGCCGACGCCGAGCCGTCGTACGCCGGTCTCGGTGCCCGCGTCGAGAAGATCCTCCGCCTCGCCGAGGAAGAGGCGAAGGACCTGCGCGAGGAGGCCCGGCGCGCCGCCGAGCAGCACCGTGAGCTCGCCGAGTCGGCGGCCCAGCAGGTGCGCAACGACGCCGAGTCGTTCGCCGCCGAGCGCAAGTCCAAGGCCGAGGACGAGGGCGTCCGCATCGTCGAGAAGGCCAAGGGCGAGGCGAACGCGCTGCGTGCCGAGGCGCAGAAGGACGCGCAGTCCAAGCGCGAGGAGGCGGACGCCCTCTTCGAGGAGACCCGCGCCAAGGCCGCCCAGGCCGCTGCCGACTTCGAGACGAACCTCGCCAAGCGGCGGGAGCAGTCCGAGCGCGACCTCGCATCGCGTCAGGCCAAGGCCGAGAAGCGCCTCGCGGAGATCGAGCACCGCGCGGAGCAGCTGCGCCTGGAGGCGGAGAAGCTGCGCACGGACGCCGAGCGCCGCGCCCGCCAGACCGTCGAGACGGCCCAGCGCCAGGCCGAGGACATCGTCGCGGACGCGAACGCCAAGGCGGACCGGATCCGCAGCGAGTCGGAGCGGGAGCTGGCGGCCCTCACCAACCGCCGCGACTCCATCAACGCCCAGCTGACGAACGTCCGCGAGATGCTCGCGACGCTCACCGGCGCGGCTGTCGCCGCCGCGGGCACGCCCACGGAGGACGAGCCGATCTCGCGGGGGGTCCCGGCCCAGCAGAGCCGCTGA